The DNA window TTTTGGATTTTTGTTCTTTAATTTCTTTTGATTTTTCAGGATCAGAAGTTTTTATTTCGATCTCTTTATTGGTTTTAGGTTCTTCTCTTTCTTTCATGTTATAATCTCCTTTAACCTACAAATCTTCAATTTTTACTTGATTTGTTTGATTATTACTTTATCTCCAATGTGTTCAACTAAATCGAAGGGCAATATCTTTTTTTCTCCAAGGCCTATTTTACCTGATAATCCTGTATCTTCAAGTTCAATGGCGTCAATTTTTTTAGATTTTAAATCTAAGTCTAGATCTTTGATTTTTCCAACTAAAGCTCCTTGATTATCC is part of the Methanobacterium lacus genome and encodes:
- a CDS encoding PRC-barrel domain-containing protein, which gives rise to MKIKDEIIGKEVMDNQGALVGKIKDLDLDLKSKKIDAIELEDTGLSGKIGLGEKKILPFDLVEHIGDKVIIKQIK